tattattattatttttacaattgcattattatcagacttgccaaccttcttggtttgtgctactgctgcctgtcctctgcacacaggtgggtgatgtgctgactggaaagggtccatgcacatagtgcagctgtgatgcagctcaacgggtacttaagtcacacctggaagaagagaaacaaaccaacaaaatacttgttctttctgctcagtttgctttgtattaattaaaaaaattacatttaagttgcaaataaagcatatcatctctagatctgttttattagtggtgaaattgtacttaacagactgggtccgtgtacttttgattttcatttcataaacaggtattaaaaaacaaatggttatttgattttcgttttaaatcatggggatcagacctccggtgctgggtctaatattctaatattagctgctgcagctagctagcagctagctaccagccctgtgagcttggtccccggTTCGCTtccggtgctgactgactctggtccgtctgcagagctacattacccgctctagctgacctgggaatctaccgcgtttcgtgatttattcatattttatttactttgcagtgatatgctatgcactgatgtcaggcaggcttgctgctgcttttagtctgagcctgtgagataactaaacttcctttgaatataacgtgcatataaatagaccggaataaataaaagtcccccccgggaaataaatataagtaaaacatatgtatttaggctatttaactataatgactaatgcctatatatgtattgcctcatttatgtatttcatgttccatttcatagccatatttattatgtaaaggggcaAAATGGACGATCCgttcgctcaggaagttatagactacagtttcccaacagcagccgggacattctaacgcataacgtgaaaaagcttaacgtggtaacttaatgtacctaaacaatgatcaatcagatatcaatcagttatcagtcacataacgcagtccataataattggactttgggttagatttttttgacagttttcagtggttatgaggagcaatatgagagagaaatttggtaatcattgatcattgtttaggtacattaaaccacctctatttgtttctggacatcaagctaggccatatgctagctagctagctaactaggtgcttaagttatgttactcaccctcgtagttgtggacataacttcatacgtcccacttcaaagctttctcccgtttcctgacgggtgcaggtgaaagtgcgtcgaccattctgtgcacattgttgacatatacttataataaagctataaacggcgcggggatatataaacttggttacagtcaggttacagccgccctcaacagacgttctaaagtaaagtgaacgcaccctcaacggggttgggatcatttcattggtcaacactacagctggcattctattggttgttgatgcgctcttgattaaagataggaatataactccataatcTTTGATATTGATCTttcaggttgagaaccactagAGGGAGTCAGAGGCCTGTGAGACATTTTGTTATGGGTCACAGGGATCCTGAAATAAACAACCTCTAAAAGAGGTTTTTGGCTAATATTTGGGTatacacttttacattttgaaacaaATTATACTCCCAGTTCTGTGTGAATGCGTAAATTCAGGAGCGCTCCATTTACAAAGCCAGATaagaagaaaagaacaaaattgGGGTTATTCTGTTCCTATTTGTGCACATTTCATACCCCTACTACTCACTACtagatttatttctttttagttATCTGTGGTTAAGTCGAGACCCACCTCTTGGAAATTGCGACCCATAATTCAAGCTCTTAACGCACAAACCAAACTAAGACTTTGCCTGCTTATGGCGCTTCAAACTAAATGTATATAAATAACAGCAAAAAATAGTGGTCCATTTGAAACCACTGGCACGGCTTCCTGGAACACTTGAATAAAACAGAGCCACCGTTAATGTTATAAGTACCACTTGAGCTTTTTCTGCTACGACCAGTCAAAATTAGTGACAAAAAGCTGCGGTCAAGTGGGGACAGTTTGCAGCCGTTTCCAGccgccttcaggctgaacaggaagtcacacaaacacccacatccTGTTAGGTGCGATTCCGATTTAAGGCGAgacacggcaggcaaaaacatcattttttttttcactggtcaattttgagattttgggctaTTTGTCTTCAATAACATGTATTCTTTCAGACTTGtggtgaaaaaaagtaaaaaatgcacatttaggtctttattttactacactttgtcgGTTTGCAtcggtagatttctcctaaattcaacaaaagttggcgttctaaatcatcccgctgctccgcgatcgctgtctgcaccctgtcaacacatataccgttggaaagctctctctctcctctacaatgctgtcggatccaaatatggtcatttcttTTCATCAGCATCCAATcatgaaagtaaaaggggggatttaactctcattggctgatgccaaattctgacaacgtgattcgCTTAGAATCATCACGTGACGcgctctgacatttccgcggtagttcagaatgtcgaAAGAAATGCGTCGAAAATGGTCGAAAATCACCTCAGAGAAGACAAAAACAGTTGTCAGTAGTAAGAAGACCCAGGGGATTacacactaagacagcagatgatgaaatgccttCACGTAGTACGTCGATGTTTAAACTATACTATTCTAATATAATTACTATACAatactaaacaaatctgtaattttgggatcctaaagtggttgtgagtccctcaggctgtggcagacAGATCCATATGTAGCTGTCAGTGGAGCTGCTGTcccctctcctaggagaactaccagcttcttttctggtgttaactttttttggctatttttccaaggtgtaattctcttagtgaagatgcttttttcccagtggaggatGAAGTGCACCTctgttggtggtcactgagcctgtcgcTCTCTctgatctgtctgtctgacccagttggtggtcactgagtcTGTATTTAGTCAGGATCCGTCTCTTCTTCGTATCTCTGACAGTGTGAAGATAATGTGTCTAGTAACAATTTAGTCTACGttgtttgctttctccaatgttctaaatattgatcTTTTGACTGATTCATAAGAAGCTCATCCCTGTGTATCACCGGATGTCCAGTGACAGTGCAGCATGGAGGCACTCAGAATGCCAACGCATGCCTCAACTTGGTTATATGGGCCCAGTGTCCAAAAACTGCAGCCAGTATGGCTATTTCTGCATTCAATGAgggtgcctctgccatgctggctgtgatggagaaattgtggcttcagagcacagaTTGTCAATGCAATGAAGGATGACGACATGGTTAGGATCTCAAAAGCCAATAGTGTCCATtgctaggcctgtcacgatagtcaataaatcaaaaaataaaataaatcaaaaaatgattaaaaaaaatgagctcgataatttttccggccgcgataattcccatttgcatgcttgtttgtttttctctctctctctaccagagagactggaggaccactctcggttccttagcgtaacgaggagtgaaccgtcttgtcagtcgcatggtcttcgtgggggcgggactcctggcggagagagagacagagacagaaaacgctAGTTCAGAGTTggggcagggtttcccgcagcattttgcagttaaggcgccgtcaaaaaactaaaaagtatatgagcgatatcaaccgtgttactcggcgtcccgtttctccctttcattccaaaccacacagctgacaacctgcaggtggaggcggggAGGGGGGGACAGGCTCGGataaatatagggtactagGCTCGGACACACacgccgctgtggacttgtgtcagtctcgcaagcggtttcaggaaagtggctgcatgtgttcgacaatgcacagaacattaaccggtacaagcctacagctgtccacggacacggagtgtggaaagtgtgtgtgtgtgtgtgtgtgtgtgtgtgtgtgtgtgtgtgtgttgtgtgtgtgtgtgtgtgtgtgtgtgtgtgtgtgtgtgtgtgtgtgtgtgtggtttgtgtcgGCCGCCCCAtgaagctccgacctgcagaggagcagaagccgcaccttcgccaaaatgaagacagaaaaacagaactattttggtacaaacatttactcgccgtgtggcagatagccatatagatagattacatttattaattatatattatttaaatgtaatatttagtgttaaataattgttaaatgtagtacagagtctgtagtctatcgCACAAACACTCGAGGAATGCTGCAAACGTTTGACAGCCAGCAGGCTATGAATTGCCTGGGAGAAcatacgtgtcacaaacggcaattccacaactgtacatcagcgtgaaagacgacatactaaagagatcaaagacatattgtggatatttaaaatgtcttccagttccagtgttaaatattctttagaaataaaagtgtattgatctttgaaaaagtgtacctgccattattatgccattatcattagatGCAAATTGGTCtctcaacgacaatattatcgtttatcgcaatcatttctgggacaatttatcgtccagcaaaatttgttatcgtgacaggcctatcCATTGCAAAGTGCAAAGTGGAGCCTTAAAAGTGTAAGCACAgccaaaaaagtgaaaagacaCCAGCAGGAGATGTAGGAGGGCCCTACATATGGTAATGGAATGGATATGTAGACTGTAAACTAACTTGGGGGAACTAGGCTGTGTAATGGTTGTGTTCTGTCAGTTTGAAGTTTGTAATGTAATGGTCTTCAGTTGAAGCCcatgttgatgtgttgttttggatgttatgatcagtgatggatgaagcaataatgtgttttggatgttaaacagtgtGATACATGGATCTTACTTGGACCTGAAGGGATATGTGTCTGTAATTCATGGCTTTCATTAGAAATTAGTAGAATTTTTTCCCCATCTAATATGTGAACACAATGAAAAAAGAATTTTGAACCTGGCTTTATCCAATACTCAGATttcgttgtttttttatatatgcaaattagcgcatatttaattagataatgcatatttaaacattaaattacagaaaacttgtaataaatTTTGTTCTCATCTTAATGttaagtaatcaactgggagagtttcatggtgatatctgctAGTTAAAAAAtttaccctattcacctgtagtgtctcgccttaattaaatgttatcagacccagatatcagcttgtacacacagtctccagttgtttttattatgacagagtagctctcaaaatgctctacatgcgatgaTCGTTTCTAAACGTCACTAccagcctcacaacatgtgttctgtacagaataagcctttaaatcagacaaatagcagttacaATCCCTCCAATCCCttcaattcaaaaacaatacaaagttCATATGAAAagtcatgttgagtcgattctgaaccaatcagctgttagatcagctgagaggatggcgtttcccagcatgcccctggGTCCACCAACTCGATCTCGTGAGGTTACCATTGcccatgtgtgtgcatgacatCAGAGCAAGTTGGGATCAAGTCGCACACACAtctacccagcatgcactgggcgGCGATCGTCGGTGATGGATTTGGCGCAGGTCTAAAATGTCTAATCTTTTGTGTTCCAGCATTGCaagtctttcttcttcttttttattaaatttttttttttacaggaaacTGGCATTGAAGTTTCACCCGGACAAGAACCCGGATAACCCGGACGCGGCTGAAAAGTTCAAGGAAATCAACAACGCCCACTCCATCCTGAGCGACGCCACCAAGAAGAACATCTACGACAAATACGGCTCGCTGGGGCTCTACGTCGCAGAGCAGTTCGGAGAGGAGAACGTCAACACCTACTTTGTTCTGTCCAGCTGGTGGGCGAAGGTAGGATGGAGGCCAACATGCGtgcattctttctttcttcgtGACCTTTAAGGCTATCATTTACACCGctccatttttttcattttgaagaaaaagggaaaaaccaCATGTAGAACACATGAAGTAGAGGACTAAATAAGCAGACAGAataagctctctctctctctcccccaccccGCCACCCCCTTTGTCCCACAGGCCTTGTTCGTCTTCTGCTGCCTGTCCACAGGCTGTTATTGTTGCTGttgcctgtgttgctgctgtaaCTGTTGCTGTGGTAAATGTAAACCTCGGCCGCCCATGGACCAGGAGCCCGAGTTCTACGTCTCCCCCGAGGACCTGGAGGCCCAGATGACCGCTGACGAGAGAGGTGAGGGAAACATATCAGGCTTTAAACGCccatgggccctattttaacgatctaagcacacggcgtgaagcgcctggcgcagat
This genomic interval from Perca fluviatilis chromosome 5, GENO_Pfluv_1.0, whole genome shotgun sequence contains the following:
- the LOC120558777 gene encoding dnaJ homolog subfamily C member 5-like; protein product: MEQQRQRSLSTSGESLYVVLGVDKSATTEDIKKCYRKLALKFHPDKNPDNPDAAEKFKEINNAHSILSDATKKNIYDKYGSLGLYVAEQFGEENVNTYFVLSSWWAKALFVFCCLSTGCYCCCCLCCCCNCCCGKCKPRPPMDQEPEFYVSPEDLEAQMTADERDGSEPIMMQPSSATETTQLTSDAHQSYRTDAY